One stretch of Paenibacillus sp. FSL R5-0341 DNA includes these proteins:
- the thiC gene encoding phosphomethylpyrimidine synthase ThiC, with translation MEQEHNGQQVEKETSAAGRVQPFPGSRKVYIQGSRPDIAVPEREIALHDTNTPQGVEHNEPLRVYDTSGPMTDPAFHADIRAGLPALRTRWITARGDVEAYQDQPEDNGLKPGGKRAGAEEYPGLRGKPLRAQPGRCVTQMHYARQGVITAEMEFAAIREGVEPEFVRQELASGRAILPSNINHPESEPMLIGRHFHVKINANIGNSAVSSSIEEEVEKMTWAVRWGSDTVMDLSTGKDIHTTREWIIRNSPVPIGTVPLYQALEKVNGEAEALTWELYRDTLIEQAEQGVDYFTIHAGVLLRYIPMTAKRMTGIVSRGGSIMAAWCLAHHQENFLYTHFEEICEIMKRYDVAFSLGDGLRPGSIYDANDEAQMAELATLGELTQIAWKHDVQVMIEGPGHVPMHKIKENVDLQMEICKEAPFYTLGPLTTDIAPGYDHITSAIGAAMIGWFGTSMLCYVTPKEHLGLPNKDDVREGVIAYKIAAHAADLAKGHPRAQRRDDALSKARFEFRWRDQFNLSLDPERALSYHDETLPAEGAKEAHFCSMCGPKFCSMRITQDIRAFAADKGLSDHEAVAAGMQEKAEEEYRTRS, from the coding sequence ATGGAACAGGAACATAACGGTCAGCAGGTGGAAAAGGAAACAAGCGCGGCCGGACGGGTTCAGCCCTTTCCGGGTAGCCGTAAAGTCTACATTCAGGGCTCACGGCCGGACATTGCTGTTCCGGAGCGTGAAATAGCCCTTCATGACACGAATACTCCCCAAGGGGTGGAGCATAACGAACCGCTGCGTGTCTACGATACGAGCGGCCCCATGACTGATCCCGCATTTCACGCGGATATCCGCGCAGGTCTACCAGCTCTGCGCACCCGTTGGATCACAGCGCGTGGTGATGTCGAAGCTTACCAAGACCAACCGGAGGATAACGGACTGAAGCCCGGAGGAAAGAGAGCTGGAGCCGAAGAGTACCCTGGATTGCGCGGAAAACCGCTACGGGCACAGCCAGGACGCTGTGTGACTCAGATGCACTACGCGAGGCAGGGAGTCATTACGGCAGAGATGGAATTTGCCGCCATTCGTGAAGGCGTGGAGCCGGAATTTGTGCGGCAGGAGCTGGCGAGTGGACGGGCCATTCTGCCATCCAACATCAATCACCCGGAGAGTGAGCCGATGTTGATCGGTCGTCATTTTCACGTGAAGATCAATGCCAACATTGGTAATTCTGCCGTATCCTCTTCCATCGAGGAAGAGGTGGAGAAGATGACTTGGGCGGTACGTTGGGGATCGGATACCGTGATGGATCTGTCCACAGGCAAAGACATTCATACGACCCGGGAATGGATCATCCGCAATTCACCAGTGCCGATTGGCACGGTGCCGCTCTATCAGGCGCTGGAGAAGGTGAATGGCGAAGCGGAAGCGCTGACCTGGGAGTTGTACCGTGACACCCTCATTGAGCAGGCAGAGCAGGGCGTGGATTACTTTACGATTCATGCAGGCGTGCTACTACGTTATATCCCGATGACCGCCAAGCGAATGACAGGCATTGTGTCTCGAGGCGGGTCCATTATGGCAGCATGGTGTCTTGCGCATCATCAGGAGAATTTTTTGTACACCCATTTTGAAGAAATCTGCGAGATTATGAAAAGGTATGATGTGGCATTTTCACTGGGAGATGGACTTCGTCCAGGCAGTATCTACGATGCCAACGATGAAGCGCAGATGGCGGAACTGGCTACGCTCGGGGAGCTGACGCAGATCGCGTGGAAGCATGATGTGCAGGTGATGATCGAAGGTCCGGGGCATGTGCCGATGCATAAGATCAAGGAGAATGTGGACTTGCAGATGGAAATCTGCAAAGAAGCACCGTTCTACACACTTGGGCCGCTAACGACCGACATTGCGCCAGGATACGATCACATCACGTCCGCCATTGGGGCGGCTATGATTGGCTGGTTCGGCACGTCCATGCTCTGTTATGTTACGCCAAAAGAACATCTGGGCCTGCCCAACAAGGATGATGTGCGCGAAGGGGTTATTGCCTACAAGATCGCTGCTCATGCCGCCGATCTGGCGAAAGGCCATCCACGTGCTCAACGCCGAGATGATGCATTGTCCAAGGCGCGCTTCGAGTTCCGCTGGAGGGACCAATTCAATCTGTCTCTGGACCCGGAACGGGCATTATCCTACCATGATGAGACGCTGCCGGCAGAAGGCGCCAAAGAAGCTCATTTCTGCTCCATGTGCGGACCGAAGTTCTGTAGCATGCGCATTACGCAGGACATTCGTGCCTTTGCAGCGGACAAAGGATTGTCTGATCATGAAGCTGTAGCAGCGGGCATGCAGGAAAAGGCCGAGGAGGAGTATCGAACACGTTCCTAG
- a CDS encoding aspartate/glutamate racemase family protein, translated as MITIGCFHAHYSNIALIEETLAPYEVELVHYVDPGLDRLKHDADFSDAVIHEKVAQTLQWIAECHADAILVTCTLFATVLEQEAKQVPVPVIGIDDPLLQEMRRVPGEFIIVFTNPATVEGTMVRVNQALQQKHEQENESGQLHVAKVSQTEAVCIPGTFELIMRGDQKGYLEAVREGLQQIAEQYPGKRVIAAQLSMAPAAAQVATDTGLATHSPLALLATYLEKHLGVAPQ; from the coding sequence ATGATCACCATTGGTTGTTTTCACGCTCATTATTCCAACATCGCCTTAATTGAAGAGACGCTTGCTCCTTATGAAGTTGAATTGGTCCATTACGTCGATCCAGGTCTGGACCGTCTTAAACATGACGCTGACTTTTCCGATGCCGTTATTCATGAGAAGGTAGCCCAGACGCTCCAATGGATCGCTGAGTGTCATGCCGATGCCATTCTGGTCACTTGCACCCTATTTGCGACAGTATTGGAGCAGGAAGCCAAACAGGTCCCCGTGCCGGTGATTGGCATAGATGATCCGCTATTGCAGGAAATGCGGAGAGTACCGGGAGAGTTCATCATCGTGTTCACCAACCCGGCAACTGTTGAAGGAACGATGGTACGGGTGAATCAGGCGTTACAGCAAAAGCATGAGCAAGAGAATGAGAGTGGGCAATTACACGTCGCCAAGGTATCTCAGACGGAAGCGGTGTGCATCCCGGGGACATTTGAGTTGATTATGCGTGGAGATCAGAAAGGGTACCTCGAAGCGGTACGTGAAGGCTTACAACAGATTGCTGAACAGTATCCGGGTAAAAGGGTAATCGCAGCCCAGCTTTCTATGGCTCCCGCTGCTGCACAGGTTGCAACAGATACGGGCTTGGCAACCCATAGCCCGCTGGCATTGCTTGCAACGTATTTGGAGAAGCATTTGGGCGTGGCTCCGCAATGA